In Romboutsia lituseburensis, a genomic segment contains:
- a CDS encoding TldD/PmbA family protein, protein MEFKSFKKMLLKKGIEAGFEECEIYFSEGESISISVYEGEVEKYSLDKAFGLSFRGKLDGKIGYSFTEIMDFDAINMLIKNAKESALYIENDDTQFIYEGDKEYEKVSSYSEKLENIDAGKMIELVLDLEKETKLYENVVNINGCKISYSSSNYGIYNTKGLELTNKSNILMSYVVPVVEENGEKQDGIGYTIAKSLDEIDPKIIAKQGVKEANSKLNGKIIPSGNYKTILYNEAMVSLIGTFADIFSADSAQKGLSLLKDKEGEIIANEIVTIVDNPLLEDGLASTPFDDEGVATFKKEIVSRGKLTTLLHNLKTANKANVKTTGNGFKASYSSQVGVEPSNLYIEKGEKSFDELMDLVGEGVVITDLAGLHSGANSITGDFSLAAKGFYIKDGKKEFPIEQITVAGNYFDLLKQIEVIGNDLKFPMSSVGSPSVIIKELSIAGS, encoded by the coding sequence ATGGAATTTAAAAGTTTTAAGAAAATGTTATTAAAAAAAGGTATAGAAGCTGGATTTGAAGAGTGTGAAATATACTTTAGTGAAGGTGAAAGTATAAGCATAAGTGTATATGAAGGTGAAGTTGAAAAGTATAGTTTAGATAAAGCATTTGGTTTATCATTTAGGGGTAAATTAGACGGAAAAATAGGATACTCATTTACAGAAATAATGGATTTTGATGCAATAAATATGTTAATAAAGAATGCTAAGGAAAGTGCATTGTATATAGAAAATGATGATACTCAGTTTATTTATGAAGGCGACAAAGAATATGAAAAAGTAAGCTCTTATTCAGAAAAGCTTGAAAATATAGATGCTGGTAAAATGATAGAGCTAGTTTTAGATTTAGAAAAAGAAACAAAGCTATATGAAAATGTAGTAAATATTAATGGATGTAAAATATCATATAGTTCATCTAATTATGGAATATACAACACAAAAGGACTAGAATTAACTAATAAAAGCAATATATTAATGTCTTATGTTGTTCCAGTAGTAGAAGAAAATGGAGAAAAACAAGATGGAATAGGATATACTATTGCAAAATCTTTAGATGAAATAGATCCTAAAATAATTGCTAAGCAAGGAGTTAAAGAAGCTAATTCAAAATTAAATGGAAAAATTATCCCATCAGGAAACTACAAAACTATACTATACAATGAAGCTATGGTTTCTCTTATTGGAACTTTTGCAGATATATTTAGTGCAGACTCAGCTCAAAAAGGCCTTTCTTTATTGAAAGATAAAGAAGGAGAAATTATTGCAAATGAAATAGTTACAATAGTGGATAATCCTTTACTAGAAGACGGATTAGCATCAACTCCATTTGATGATGAAGGGGTAGCTACTTTCAAAAAAGAAATAGTATCTCGAGGGAAATTAACTACTCTTTTACACAATTTAAAAACTGCTAATAAAGCAAATGTAAAAACTACAGGAAATGGATTTAAGGCATCTTATTCATCTCAAGTTGGAGTTGAGCCTAGTAACTTATATATAGAAAAAGGTGAGAAATCTTTTGATGAACTTATGGATTTAGTAGGAGAAGGTGTTGTTATAACTGATTTAGCAGGACTTCATTCAGGAGCTAATTCTATAACAGGAGACTTTTCTTTAGCAGCTAAAGGATTTTATATCAAAGATGGTAAGAAAGAATTTCCTATTGAGCAAATAACTGTAGCAGGAAATTACTTCGATTTATTAAAACAAATTGAAGTAATAGGAAATGATTTAAAATTCCCTATGAGTAGTGTAGGATCACCTTCAGTTATAATTAAAGAACTTTCTATAGCGGGAAGTTAA
- a CDS encoding TldD/PmbA family protein, with product MISKEIATRVLEKCLITGGDFAEIFEEDTITNSIGLIDEKIENALGGRSYGVGIRIFKGFKSVYAYTNDNSLNSLLDTAHKAALALGSLKEDISITLHDTKIITDINPIQLYPNDIGYDKKIGVMKTAYKSAKSYSTDISQVSVTYIDKDQKVLIANTEGLYTEDRRVRTRLAISSVASKGNENQTGFEGPGGCKGFEIFEDIDPEYHAKEASRVATTMLNAKNCPAGKMMVAIDNGFGGVIFHEACGHSLEATAVAKGNSVFANKLGEQIASTKVTAIDDGTLQNHWGSSNIDDEGNNTQRNVLIENGILKSYMIDKLNGRRMNMNPTGSSRRQNYKYAPTSRMTNTYIAAGDDKPEDIIKSIDNGLYAKKMGGGSVNPVTGEFNFAVSEGYLVKNGEIVEPVRGASLIGKGSEVLMNIDMVGNNLKQAQGMCGSSSGSIPTNVGQPMVRVKEITVGGRSEE from the coding sequence ATGATTTCAAAAGAAATAGCAACTAGAGTTTTAGAAAAATGCTTGATTACAGGTGGAGATTTTGCTGAAATCTTTGAAGAGGACACTATTACAAATTCAATAGGTCTAATAGATGAAAAAATAGAAAATGCACTAGGTGGTAGAAGCTATGGTGTGGGTATAAGAATTTTTAAAGGATTTAAGAGTGTGTATGCTTACACTAATGATAATAGTTTAAATTCTCTTTTAGACACAGCACATAAAGCAGCATTGGCCTTAGGAAGCTTAAAAGAAGATATAAGTATTACACTTCATGATACTAAAATTATAACTGATATAAATCCTATACAACTTTATCCAAATGATATTGGATATGATAAAAAAATAGGAGTGATGAAAACTGCATATAAAAGTGCAAAATCATATAGTACAGATATATCACAAGTAAGTGTAACTTATATAGATAAAGATCAAAAGGTATTAATAGCAAATACTGAAGGCTTATATACTGAAGATAGAAGAGTAAGAACTAGATTAGCTATAAGTTCAGTAGCATCTAAAGGAAATGAAAATCAAACAGGATTTGAAGGACCTGGTGGATGTAAAGGATTTGAAATATTTGAAGATATAGATCCAGAGTATCATGCAAAAGAGGCATCAAGAGTTGCAACAACAATGCTTAATGCTAAAAATTGTCCAGCAGGTAAAATGATGGTAGCTATAGATAATGGTTTTGGAGGGGTAATATTCCATGAAGCATGCGGCCATTCACTAGAGGCAACTGCTGTAGCAAAAGGAAACTCTGTATTTGCAAATAAATTAGGAGAACAAATTGCATCAACTAAAGTAACTGCTATAGATGATGGAACTCTTCAAAATCACTGGGGATCTAGCAATATAGATGATGAAGGAAATAATACTCAAAGAAACGTACTTATAGAAAATGGAATCCTAAAGTCATATATGATAGATAAATTAAACGGAAGAAGAATGAATATGAATCCAACAGGAAGCTCTCGTAGACAAAACTATAAATATGCACCTACATCAAGAATGACTAATACATATATAGCAGCAGGTGATGATAAACCAGAGGATATAATAAAGTCAATAGACAATGGATTATATGCTAAAAAGATGGGCGGTGGTTCTGTAAACCCTGTTACAGGAGAATTTAACTTTGCAGTATCAGAAGGATATTTAGTGAAAAATGGAGAAATTGTAGAACCTGTTAGAGGCGCCAGTTTAATTGGAAAAGGCAGCGAAGTTTTAATGAATATAGACATGGTTGGAAATAATTTAAAACAAGCACAAGGTATGTGTGGATCATCATCAGGAAGTATACCAACTAATGTAGGTCAGCCAATGGTTAGAGTAAAAGAAATTACAGTTGGTGGAAGATCGGAGGAATAG
- a CDS encoding alpha/beta-type small acid-soluble spore protein: MKKSINNQNAKEALNQMKLEISNELGVESSNEGENKSAYQNGVIGGKVGGQMSKRLVEMGEEILLSQYNNKK, encoded by the coding sequence ATGAAAAAATCTATTAATAATCAAAATGCTAAAGAAGCCTTAAATCAAATGAAATTAGAAATTTCAAATGAGTTAGGCGTTGAGAGTAGTAATGAGGGTGAAAACAAAAGTGCTTATCAAAATGGAGTTATAGGCGGAAAAGTAGGCGGTCAAATGAGCAAAAGACTAGTTGAAATGGGAGAAGAAATATTGCTTAGCCAATATAATAATAAAAAATAG
- a CDS encoding DUF6873 family GME fold protein, protein MKFVKESFLANGPLSVALVDKRITPNMQNTLINLGIKLIKTIECPNTYNAIKCHPDISLCKLYDNNIVVAPNVYDYYSKTLKNYGINVIKGSSLIQNKYPHNISYNVAIFGNYAIHNFKYTDPEILKFLEESNIQKIDVKQGYSKCSICIIDEKSIITSDEGIMNACSLFDIDCLLINQGFIDLFDMNYGFIGGCSGSISNDTIAFFGNIKKHPDYEKVLEFITSKNKKILCLSDESLLDLGSLIPILL, encoded by the coding sequence ATGAAATTTGTTAAAGAATCATTTTTAGCTAACGGACCATTATCTGTAGCATTAGTAGATAAAAGAATAACACCTAATATGCAAAATACTTTGATTAATTTAGGTATTAAACTAATAAAAACTATAGAATGTCCTAACACATATAATGCAATCAAATGTCATCCAGATATAAGCCTTTGTAAATTATATGATAATAATATAGTTGTTGCACCTAATGTTTATGATTATTATTCAAAAACATTAAAAAATTATGGCATTAATGTTATTAAAGGTAGTTCTTTGATACAAAATAAGTATCCACATAATATAAGCTATAATGTTGCTATATTTGGCAATTATGCAATACACAATTTTAAATATACTGATCCTGAGATTCTAAAGTTTCTAGAGGAAAGTAACATACAAAAAATAGATGTAAAGCAAGGTTATAGCAAATGTTCAATTTGTATCATTGATGAAAAATCTATAATAACTTCTGATGAGGGAATTATGAATGCTTGCTCATTATTTGATATTGATTGTTTGCTTATTAATCAAGGTTTTATAGATTTATTTGATATGAACTATGGATTTATAGGTGGCTGTAGTGGAAGTATATCTAATGATACTATTGCATTTTTCGGAAATATAAAAAAACATCCCGACTATGAAAAGGTACTTGAATTTATAACAAGCAAAAACAAAAAAATACTATGTCTAAGTGACGAAAGTTTATTAGATCTAGGATCACTTATTCCTATTTTACTATAA
- a CDS encoding glycoside hydrolase family 10 protein has translation MSLCNYKELRGAWITTVYGIDWPKTTNDPKSQQKEFIEILDTLQDLNFNTVFVQIRPESDAFYNSYINPWSKYITGEQGKKPSYDPLKFMIRETHKRGMEFHAWLNPYRVTNKGTDLDKLYKLHPAKLNPEWLIEYDGALFYDPENPEVIKYIATTVFEIVKNYYVDGIHFDDYFYPYNYPLPKGEDKEGETANNRREAVNDMIRLVYKAIKSTRECVQFGVSPFGVWKNKSTDPSGSDTNNLESYYDIYVDSVKWIEEKIIDYIAPQIYWAIGNKSSSYEASIKWWSDRVKNSGVDLYIGQNISNVEIAKEIGQQIEINRKYCEVEGSIFFSMKNIEENTGNVIDSLKKLYSCEADIPYDGCIYDDNK, from the coding sequence TTGAGCCTATGTAATTATAAAGAACTTAGAGGGGCATGGATAACGACAGTGTATGGAATAGACTGGCCTAAAACAACAAATGATCCAAAATCTCAGCAAAAAGAATTTATAGAAATATTAGATACATTACAAGATTTGAATTTTAATACGGTGTTTGTTCAAATAAGACCAGAATCTGATGCATTTTATAATTCATATATAAATCCATGGTCAAAATATATTACAGGAGAACAAGGAAAAAAACCTTCATATGATCCTTTAAAATTTATGATTAGAGAAACTCATAAAAGAGGAATGGAGTTTCATGCATGGTTAAATCCATATAGAGTGACAAATAAAGGCACGGATTTAGATAAACTATATAAACTACATCCAGCTAAATTAAACCCTGAATGGTTAATTGAGTATGATGGTGCATTGTTTTATGATCCAGAAAATCCTGAAGTTATAAAATATATAGCTACAACAGTTTTTGAAATAGTAAAAAATTATTATGTTGATGGGATACATTTTGATGATTACTTTTATCCTTATAACTACCCTCTACCAAAAGGAGAAGATAAAGAAGGGGAGACAGCTAACAATAGAAGAGAAGCAGTTAATGATATGATTAGATTGGTTTATAAAGCTATAAAATCAACTAGAGAGTGTGTACAATTTGGAGTTAGTCCTTTTGGAGTATGGAAGAATAAATCTACTGATCCAAGTGGATCAGACACTAATAATTTAGAAAGCTATTATGACATTTACGTAGATAGTGTTAAATGGATAGAAGAGAAGATAATAGATTATATAGCACCTCAGATATATTGGGCAATAGGCAATAAAAGTAGTTCATATGAAGCTTCTATAAAATGGTGGTCTGATAGAGTAAAAAATAGTGGTGTAGACCTATATATAGGGCAAAATATAAGTAATGTAGAAATAGCTAAAGAGATAGGCCAGCAAATAGAAATAAATAGAAAATATTGTGAAGTAGAAGGTAGTATATTTTTTAGTATGAAAAACATAGAAGAAAATACAGGAAATGTTATAGATAGTCTTAAAAAATTATATAGCTGTGAAGCTGACATACCATATGATGGTTGTATTTATGATGATAATAAATAA
- a CDS encoding ABC transporter ATP-binding protein: MKMMWRYVLKYKVQFVARIVTISLVALASICFDFLMGFIVDIFSQGQVDKFLLITIISISLIIIMFLIEYIDGLVMSSYIKNTVNYLRTDIFSKIINKDIRDFSLDNSGKYISILYNDIKIIEDSFLNNIFQVISSFISFIISLIVLFSISPLIVVFITIFGVLGFIIPNSLSKKLILEKSKYSTTLEEITSVTKDLFSGFEVIKGFNISSKINSVFKKSSINVEDSKKKCSILESIIRGFSLSFSVTIYLGVLLVGGYLMYKQNISVGTAIIIIQLSTHIVGPVKTSISLINQIKSVSLIADKIESILETSNYNNESVSLESFDESIKIKNLSFSYTEERKALENINLTLEKDKKYAIVGESGCGKSTLIKLLMRYYNDYDGKIIIDNKDIKSIYSSNLYKNISMIQQNVFMFDDTIKENIRLFSNHTDKKVLDTCKRSGIMSLIERLPNGIDSLVGENGNKLSGGEKQRIAIARSLINDTKILILDESTSALDNETAYNLENSLLSLKDLTLIVVTHKLIKSILLKYDEIIVMKEGKVIEKGSFESLINLKGYFYSLYYIQSDELDTI, translated from the coding sequence ATGAAAATGATGTGGAGGTACGTATTAAAATATAAAGTTCAATTCGTAGCAAGAATAGTTACTATTTCATTAGTAGCCCTAGCAAGTATTTGTTTTGACTTTTTAATGGGATTTATAGTCGATATATTTTCACAAGGGCAGGTAGATAAATTTTTACTGATAACAATTATTAGTATATCACTTATAATAATAATGTTTTTAATTGAGTACATAGATGGATTAGTTATGTCTAGTTACATAAAAAATACTGTAAATTATTTAAGAACAGATATATTTTCTAAGATAATAAATAAAGATATAAGAGATTTTTCGCTTGACAATAGTGGGAAATATATATCAATTTTATACAATGATATAAAGATTATAGAAGACAGTTTTTTAAATAACATTTTTCAAGTTATATCATCGTTTATATCGTTTATTATATCCTTAATAGTGTTATTTTCTATAAGCCCCTTAATAGTAGTATTTATAACTATATTTGGGGTTCTAGGATTTATAATACCAAATTCACTTTCAAAAAAATTAATATTAGAAAAAAGTAAATACTCAACAACTTTAGAAGAAATAACTTCAGTAACTAAAGATTTATTTTCTGGATTTGAAGTAATAAAAGGTTTTAATATTAGTAGTAAAATAAACTCAGTTTTTAAAAAGTCATCAATTAATGTAGAAGATTCAAAGAAAAAGTGTTCTATATTAGAGTCAATTATTAGAGGGTTTTCATTATCTTTTAGTGTGACTATATATTTAGGTGTATTATTAGTTGGCGGATATCTAATGTATAAACAAAATATTTCTGTGGGAACTGCAATAATAATAATACAACTTAGCACTCATATAGTAGGTCCGGTAAAAACAAGTATATCGTTAATTAATCAGATTAAGTCAGTATCTTTAATAGCAGACAAAATAGAATCTATATTAGAAACTTCTAATTATAATAATGAAAGTGTAAGTTTAGAAAGTTTTGATGAATCTATAAAAATAAAAAATCTAAGTTTTTCGTATACAGAAGAAAGAAAAGCATTAGAAAATATAAATCTTACACTAGAAAAAGATAAAAAATATGCAATAGTCGGTGAAAGTGGTTGTGGAAAAAGTACTCTAATAAAGTTACTTATGAGATATTATAATGATTATGATGGAAAAATAATTATAGATAACAAAGATATAAAATCTATTTATAGCTCTAATTTATATAAAAATATATCCATGATACAGCAAAATGTATTTATGTTTGATGATACAATTAAAGAAAATATAAGATTATTTTCAAATCATACAGATAAAAAGGTCTTAGATACTTGTAAAAGATCAGGGATTATGAGTTTAATAGAAAGATTGCCTAATGGAATAGATTCACTCGTAGGCGAAAATGGAAATAAGTTATCTGGAGGAGAAAAGCAAAGAATTGCAATTGCAAGATCTCTTATAAATGATACAAAAATACTTATACTAGATGAATCTACATCTGCATTAGATAATGAAACTGCATATAACTTAGAAAACTCGTTATTAAGCTTAAAAGACTTAACATTAATAGTAGTTACTCATAAGCTTATAAAGAGTATTTTATTAAAATATGATGAAATAATCGTTATGAAAGAAGGAAAAGTTATAGAAAAAGGAAGTTTTGAATCCTTAATAAATTTAAAAGGATATTTTTATAGCTTGTATTATATACAAAGTGATGAGTTAGATACTATATAA
- a CDS encoding YczE/YyaS/YitT family protein, producing MKDIFFKLIRLFIGFIFCALAIAFMINANLGLSPWDVLHQGISDKLGITMGTATIVVGLVVVIIDVVLGENVGWGTVLNMLLVGVFLDLIIFTNIVPKADSFIGGVLMLLIGMILMGIGMVLYIGTGLGSGPRDGMMIAFQKITGKSVKSIRATMELAALFVGYLLGGTAGIGTVITAVGLGYFIQIVFKLLNFKSEEVKHRFIINDINYLKGCLNKNIDTEINDTNL from the coding sequence GTGAAAGATATTTTTTTTAAATTAATACGGTTGTTTATAGGGTTTATTTTTTGTGCATTAGCTATAGCATTTATGATAAATGCTAACTTAGGTCTATCTCCATGGGATGTGCTTCATCAAGGTATTTCAGATAAGCTAGGGATAACTATGGGAACCGCTACTATTGTAGTAGGTTTAGTTGTTGTAATTATCGATGTTGTTTTAGGGGAAAATGTTGGTTGGGGTACGGTCCTTAATATGTTATTGGTTGGTGTATTTTTAGACTTAATAATATTTACAAATATAGTACCTAAAGCTGATTCATTTATAGGTGGAGTTTTAATGCTATTAATAGGAATGATTCTTATGGGTATCGGTATGGTATTATATATTGGAACTGGACTTGGAAGTGGCCCTAGAGATGGAATGATGATAGCGTTTCAAAAAATAACTGGAAAGTCTGTAAAATCTATAAGAGCCACTATGGAGTTAGCTGCATTATTTGTAGGATATTTATTAGGCGGAACTGCTGGAATTGGAACAGTTATAACAGCTGTAGGGCTAGGGTATTTTATACAAATTGTATTTAAATTATTAAATTTTAAAAGTGAGGAAGTTAAACATAGATTTATTATCAATGATATAAATTATTTAAAGGGTTGTTTAAATAAAAATATAGATACTGAAATAAATGACACAAACTTATAA
- a CDS encoding transporter associated domain-containing protein has protein sequence MNILEPEPERTLSQSNFQKISLALADAFQKISELSHKNREGKILALKKNKEALADEESKINSQNKLHQKTVREIMTSRKDTFTIDIEDDIDSILDSLANIKYSKIPVYEKNIDNIIGILYVKDLLIIAKERELKSIDIRNILHQPNYVPETKYVKELYDSINSNNDELFILVDEYGGFSGIVTLDDLMYEIKGITYDKEIKNSKITKIDEKNFIVKGFLTLSDFNKVFRTNIEQGDYDTLSGYIIDQLGQIPDDNENIEINLENLILKLTKIDNRRIEEIHVCIAN, from the coding sequence ATGAACATATTAGAACCGGAACCCGAAAGGACCCTTTCACAATCAAATTTTCAAAAAATATCATTAGCATTAGCAGATGCGTTTCAAAAAATATCAGAATTAAGCCATAAAAATAGAGAAGGTAAGATATTGGCCTTAAAAAAAAATAAAGAAGCATTAGCTGATGAAGAATCAAAAATTAATAGTCAAAATAAATTACACCAAAAAACAGTTAGAGAAATAATGACATCAAGGAAGGATACTTTCACTATAGACATTGAAGATGATATAGATAGTATTTTAGACAGTTTAGCGAATATAAAGTACTCTAAGATACCTGTATATGAAAAAAATATTGATAATATTATAGGTATTTTATATGTAAAAGATTTATTAATCATTGCAAAAGAAAGAGAGCTTAAAAGTATTGATATAAGAAATATACTACATCAACCTAATTATGTACCTGAAACTAAATATGTAAAAGAATTATATGATTCAATAAACTCTAATAATGATGAGCTATTTATATTAGTTGATGAATATGGCGGATTTTCAGGCATAGTTACATTAGATGATTTAATGTATGAAATTAAAGGAATAACATACGATAAGGAAATTAAAAATTCTAAAATAACTAAAATTGATGAGAAAAACTTTATAGTTAAAGGTTTTTTAACTTTAAGTGACTTTAATAAAGTTTTTAGAACTAATATAGAACAAGGTGATTATGACACTTTAAGTGGATATATAATAGATCAACTTGGTCAGATACCAGATGATAATGAAAATATAGAAATTAATCTAGAAAATTTAATACTTAAACTAACAAAAATTGATAACAGAAGAATAGAAGAAATACATGTTTGTATTGCTAACTAA
- a CDS encoding L,D-transpeptidase codes for MIRNKLSMKNDEILDYSMFNIDMVEFVNRNNIESKTKYLLTTSLTNKYTYLFQKLNFKWDLMYKWRCTVGKPSTPTITGIFNINGRKTSFGTDMYMVKYATRIKDGYYYHSILYDSTGSYVIDDRLGGAISHGCIRLDTNNAKWIYYNIPDGTNVVIK; via the coding sequence TTGATTAGAAATAAGCTATCAATGAAAAATGATGAAATATTAGATTATTCTATGTTTAATATAGATATGGTTGAATTTGTAAACAGGAATAATATAGAAAGTAAAACAAAGTACTTGTTAACAACATCTTTAACTAATAAATATACTTATTTATTTCAGAAGCTTAACTTTAAATGGGATTTAATGTATAAGTGGAGATGTACAGTTGGAAAACCTTCAACACCAACTATTACAGGTATATTCAATATAAATGGAAGGAAAACATCATTTGGAACAGATATGTATATGGTAAAATATGCTACAAGGATAAAAGATGGATATTATTATCATTCGATTTTATATGATTCAACTGGTAGCTATGTAATTGATGATAGATTAGGGGGTGCTATAAGCCATGGATGCATAAGACTTGATACAAATAATGCAAAATGGATATATTACAATATACCTGATGGGACTAATGTAGTTATTAAATAA
- a CDS encoding helix-turn-helix domain-containing protein, which translates to MELNKLYYDRNENIFKLYQEGYSINEIVKIYNLS; encoded by the coding sequence ATGGAACTAAACAAGCTATATTATGATAGAAATGAAAATATATTTAAGTTATATCAAGAAGGCTATTCAATAAATGAAATAGTAAAAATATATAACTTATCATAA